A single region of the Schizosaccharomyces osmophilus chromosome 3, complete sequence genome encodes:
- the wtf40 gene encoding wtf meiotic driver (syntenic with wtf6 in CBS 15792): MKNSYTPVSSSEASLKTLNDEKSGSQSPTDGTHPPYSDSYKSINLEMADGSAQESANNTSSDPSETQKFWNHIIRGIAATLAIINNIFFLP, from the exons atgaagaatagTTATACTCCTGTTTCGAGTTCGGAAGCCTCCCTTAAAacgctcaatgatgaaaagtcaGGTAGTCAGTCCCCTACAGATGGCACACATCCTCCGTACTCAG ATTCGTATAAATCCATTAATTTGGAAATGGCTGATGGATCCGCTCAAGAATCCGCTAATAATACTAGCTCGGATCCTTCTGAGACTCAAAAGTTTTGGAACCACATTATCAGAGGCATAGCGGCTACTCTAGCTATTATtaacaatatttttttcttgccGTAA
- the met17 gene encoding homocysteine synthase Met17 translates to MAFDSDHFETLQLHAGQEPDSTTTSRAVPIYATSSYVFRDCEHGGRLFGLQEPGYIYSRMMNPTCDVFEKRIAALEHGVAALCTSSGTSAAYMALTTLAKSGDNIVSTSYLYGGTYNLFKVTLPRIGITTRIIEGDDVEKLAAQIDENTKAIYVESIGNPMYNIPDFERIAKIAHAGGVPLVVDNTFGGGGYLIRPIDHGADIILHSATKWIGGHGTTMGGVIVDSGKFDWRKHAKRFPELTEPHPGYHGLRFVESFGNAAYAYAVRTQALRDVGGNASPFAAFLLIQGLETLSLRMERHVQNAFALANYLDNHPHVQWVSYPGLPSHPSHNLAKKYLKHGYGAVLSFGVKGGPDQSRKVVDSLQLASQLANVGDAKTLVIAPAYTTHLQLTDSEQLSAGVTKDLIRVSVGIEHIDDIIADFAQALDPKTTPLNHS, encoded by the coding sequence ATGGCATTCGACAGTGATCATTTCGAAACTCTTCAATTGCATGCAGGCCAAGAACCAGATAGTACGACAACATCCCGTGCCGTTCCTATTTATGCAACATCATCCTATGTGTTCCGTGACTGTGAACATGGTGGTCGTTTATTTGGATTACAAGAGCCGGGATACATTTACTCCCGAATGATGAATCCTACCTGTGATGTGTTTGAGAAGCGAATTGCTGCTTTAGAGCATGGTGTCGCAGCGTTGTGTACGAGTTCCGGTACCTCAGCCGCTTATATGGCTTTGACAACCTTGGCCAAAAGTGGTGACAATATTGTTTCCACGTCTTACCTTTACGGAGGGACCTACAACTTGTTCAAAGTTACTTTACCACGCATTGGCATTACTACAAGAATAATTGAGGGCGATGATGTCGAGAAACTGGCGGCGCAAATCGATGAGAACACAAAAGCCATTTATGTCGAGTCCATTGGCAACCCCATGTACAATATTCCGGACTTTGAACGTATTGCCAAGATTGCACATGCTGGCGGTGTTCCTCTTGTAGTCGACAACACTTTCGGCGGTGGTGGATACCTGATTCGTCCTATCGACCATGGAGCAGACATTATTCTTCATTCGGCTACCAAGTGGATTGGCGGCCATGGCACAACGATGGGAGGCGTCATCGTCGATAGCGGCAAATTTGACTGGCGGAAGCATGCGAAACGGTTCCCTGAACTAACAGAACCTCATCCTGGTTACCATGGATTACGCTTTGTTGAATCTTTTGGAAACGCAGCCTACGCGTATGCTGTCCGAACTCAAGCTCTTCGGGATGTTGGTGGTAATGCTAGCCCATTTGcggcttttcttttaattcaGGGACTCGAGACTCTTTCTTTGCGCATGGAGCGCCACGTCCAAAACGCTTTTGCCCTTGCAAACTATTTGGACAACCATCCACACGTTCAGTGGGTTTCCTACCCTGGCTTACCTTCACATCCTTCACACAACCTTGCCAAAAAGTATTTGAAGCACGGTTACGGTGCTGTCCTTAGCTTTGGTGTTAAGGGAGGCCCTGACCAGAGTCGCAAAGTTGTGGACTCTTTACAACTTGCTAGTCAACTTGCCAATGTTGGAGATGCCAAGACGTTAGTCATTGCACCAGCCTATACCACGCATTTGCAATTAACTGACTCTGAACAGCTAAGCGCTGGTGTCACAAAAGACCTCATTCGTGTTTCTGTTGGCATAGAACACATCGATGATATTATTGCTGACTTTGCTCAAGCACTGGATCCCAAAACAACACCACTAAATCATTcctaa
- a CDS encoding peptidyl-prolyl cis-trans isomerase E — protein MADRRKATIHLGNLAPGVTENVLYNAFIPFGEIITVALHNKEKADRCFAFLEFESSEDAKEAIANMNYSVLYDRVIRVSPANFALSTEETPVPDSAMITSSGTPPSVSNS, from the exons ATGGCTGACCGTCGAAAAGCAACGATTCACTTAG GCAATCTTGCTCCAGGTGTAACAGAAAATGTCCTCTACAACGCTTTTATACCATTTGGTGAAATTATAACGGTCGCACTGcataacaaagaaaaag CGGATCGCTGCTTTGCATTTTTAGAGTTTGAAAGTTCTGAGGATGCAAAAGAGGCTATAGCCAACATGAACTATTCCGTTTTGTATGACCGTGTGATTCGAGTTTCACCAGCAAATTTCGCATTATCTACCGAAGAAACCCCCGTTCCTGACTCAG CTATGATTACTTCCTCGGGTACGCCTCCATCCGTTTCAAACTCTTAG
- the mob1 gene encoding Sid2-Mob1 kinase complex regulatory subunit Mob1: MFGFNNNTAAKTFRIRKPETGTKHYQLRQYAEATLGSGSLMEAVKLPKGEDVNEWIAMNTMDFYTQINMLYGTITEFCTEKTCPQMNAGPNFEYYWQDEKVYVKPTKMNAPDYINTLLEWAQEKLDNKRLFPTEIGVEFPREFKKIVQQVFRRLFRIYAHIYCSHFHVMVALELESYLNTSFKHFVFFCKEFNLLDGKEYAPMEDLVESMV, translated from the exons ATGTTTGGTTTTAATAATAACACGGCAGCAAAAACGTTTCGTATTCGCAAGCCAGAGACTGGCACAAAACATTACCAGCTGCGCCAGTATGCGGAAGCGACTTTGGGATCAGGATCCCTAATGGAAGCAGTGAAGCTGCCAAAAGGAGAAGACGTGAATGAATGGATTGCCATGAACA CGATGGACTTCTATACCCAAATAAATATGCTTTATGGAACAATTACCGAGTTTTGTACAGAGAAAACGTGTCCCCAAATGAACGCAGGACCCAATTTTGAGTACTACTGGCAAGATGAGAAGGTATACGTGAAACCAACGAAAATGAATGCCCCGGATTATATTAATACACTCTTGGAATGGGCACAAGAAAAGCTAGATAATAAGCGATTGTTTCCAACGGAAATCGGTGTTGAATTTCCACGCgagtttaaaaaaatcgTCCAGCAAGTCTTTCGACGACTTTTCCGAATCTACGCACATATTTATTGCTCTCATTTTCATGTTATGGTCGCTCTAGAATTGGAAAGCTATTTAAATACTTCATTTAAGCATTTTGTGTTTTTCTGCAAAGAATTCAA CCTTTTGGATGGCAAGGAATATGCCCCAATGGAAGATCTAGTAGAAAGCATGGTTTAG